From a single Marinobacter sp. SS13-12 genomic region:
- a CDS encoding cobyric acid synthase produces MTTLMIQGTTSDAGKTTVVAALCRWLARQGVSVAPFKPQNMALNSAVTVDGGEIGRSTALQALACGLEPHSDMNPVLLKPQSDRGAQVVLRGRVHGNMDALDYHAYKSEAMASVMDAWRDLSARFEVIIAEGAGSPAEINLRTNDIANMGFAEAANCPVLLVGDIDKGGVFAQLVGTLELISDNERARTRGFIINRFRGDIALLEPGLDWLAERTGKPVAGVLPYLHGLVIDAEDSVGTSGSSEVGALNVIVPVLPRISNHNDFDPLRLHPGVNLQFIGPDQPIPPADLIVLPGSKSTRHDLQWLKSQGWPEAIRKHLRYGGKVFGICGGFQMLGREVLDPDGLEGEGGHTEALGLLDMTTRMVAGKQLKDVAGVLCLGVGTSALSGYEMHNGVTTGPALERPLAMLDGRPDGAISEDDQVMGTYVHGIFDEPEAASEILQWAGLRPQGQAVDYNAHRLEQLDRLADLVEDCLDIDFLNDLLGLTRKAPGVKNEQE; encoded by the coding sequence GTGTTTCCGTGGCCCCGTTCAAGCCCCAGAACATGGCCCTGAACAGTGCAGTTACGGTGGATGGCGGTGAAATCGGCCGCTCCACCGCGCTCCAGGCCCTGGCCTGTGGTCTGGAGCCCCACAGTGACATGAACCCGGTGCTGCTCAAGCCCCAGAGTGACCGTGGTGCCCAGGTGGTCTTGCGGGGCAGAGTCCATGGCAATATGGATGCGCTGGACTACCACGCCTATAAGTCGGAGGCGATGGCCTCGGTAATGGATGCATGGCGGGATCTGAGCGCACGTTTCGAGGTAATCATTGCTGAGGGCGCGGGCAGCCCCGCCGAGATCAATCTCCGCACCAACGACATCGCCAACATGGGGTTTGCGGAGGCGGCGAACTGCCCGGTGCTGTTAGTCGGAGATATCGACAAGGGCGGCGTATTCGCGCAACTGGTAGGCACCCTGGAACTGATCTCCGACAACGAACGGGCCCGCACCAGGGGCTTTATCATCAACCGCTTCCGCGGCGACATAGCGCTGCTGGAACCGGGCCTGGACTGGCTGGCCGAGCGCACCGGAAAACCCGTGGCCGGCGTGTTGCCATACTTGCACGGATTGGTGATTGATGCTGAAGACAGTGTGGGCACCAGCGGAAGCAGTGAAGTCGGCGCGCTGAATGTGATCGTCCCGGTACTGCCGCGAATCAGCAATCACAATGACTTTGATCCCCTGCGGCTGCATCCCGGCGTCAACCTGCAATTCATCGGCCCGGACCAGCCCATCCCGCCCGCGGACCTGATCGTTCTGCCCGGTAGTAAAAGTACCCGTCACGACCTGCAGTGGTTGAAATCCCAGGGTTGGCCCGAGGCGATCCGCAAGCATTTGCGCTATGGCGGCAAGGTGTTCGGTATTTGCGGCGGCTTCCAGATGCTGGGCCGGGAAGTGCTGGATCCGGACGGGCTGGAAGGCGAGGGTGGCCACACCGAAGCACTGGGCCTGCTGGATATGACCACGCGGATGGTTGCCGGTAAGCAATTGAAAGATGTAGCTGGTGTTCTCTGCCTTGGGGTGGGCACATCAGCCTTGTCCGGCTATGAAATGCATAATGGCGTTACCACCGGGCCCGCGCTGGAGCGTCCGCTGGCGATGCTGGACGGGAGGCCCGATGGCGCTATCAGTGAAGATGACCAGGTGATGGGCACTTACGTACACGGTATTTTTGATGAGCCAGAAGCAGCCAGCGAGATACTGCAGTGGGCCGGCCTGCGTCCGCAAGGCCAGGCAGTGGACTACAACGCCCATCGACTGGAGCAACTGGACCGGCTGGCAGATCTCGTGGAGGACTGTCTGGATATTGATTTCCTGAACGATTTGCTGGGACTGACGCGGAAAGCACCAGGGGTAAAGAATGAACAAGAATAA